A genomic region of Alnus glutinosa chromosome 11, dhAlnGlut1.1, whole genome shotgun sequence contains the following coding sequences:
- the LOC133882788 gene encoding uncharacterized protein LOC133882788, protein MVRKSRRSRSGETRGLRETQRPIEPERELKEVWTDWRHDLWRNEAISGENQWGFLVVFREAFKGVPVVVYGVVEYTEDIMTEAQRDGCNVLDRGMSIPLGILIMASDACAT, encoded by the exons ATGGTGAGGAAGAGCCGAAGGTCTAGGTCAGGAGAAACTCGAGGCTTGAGGGAGACCCAACGACCCATCGAACCTGAGAGAGAACTAAAGGAGGTTTGGACCGATTGGAGGCACGATCTCTGGCGAAATGAAGCGATTTCCGGCGAAAATCAGTGGGGATTTCTGGTGGTTTTCCGAGAAGCCTTTAAAG gcgTTCCGGTCGTAGTATATGGTGTTGTAGAATATACTgaggatattatgactgaagctcaacGCGACGGTTGTAATGTGTTAGACCGCGGGATGTCTATTCCTTTAG GTATTTTGATTATGGCTTCAGACGCTTGTGCCACATga